CACCCCCACTTTCGCGGGGCAGACGGACGTTCGCATGCCGGTGTGCTGTTCGGTTCCGGCTCACCCCCGCTTTCGCGGGGAGGATGCAGCCAGAGGATACAGCGGTGTCCTTCCTGCGGTTCGCCCCGCCCGGAAGGAGCGGAGGCATCGTGCCCTGATGTGCTATGGGGTTGTTGCTCCTACTTGGCCTGAGTTGGTCAGGGCTGCCTGTCGGCTGCTGAAGGAGATGAGGGTGAGTCCGTCGAAGTCGATGGGGCGTCGTCGGTGTTGTCCAGCGGTGTGTAGCTCGAATCCCTGTTCGTTGTCTGCGGGGTGGATGAGAACGGCGACGCCGTCTTCGACGCAGTCGCTGACGGCGCTCCACAGTTCGTCTCGTACGCGTGCGGAGACCGTGCCGACGTAGAGCTGGGGGGTGACTTCGAGGAGCCAGCGGGTGAGGGCTCCTCGAAGGTGGTCGGGCACGGCGGTGGCCGCGATGGTGATCATCGATGCCACGGTGCTGTCCTCCTGGTCGTGGGGAACGGTCGTGAGGTGTTCAGAATTCGTCCGAGACGCTGTGGTTGATGGTGCCGGGTACTGCTCCGAGAACGGGGTCCCACAGGTCGACGAGCTGCTCTCCGGGGTCGGGGTCTTCGATGGACGTGTCGGGGTCGAGGAGGCGTTGCACGTCGGTCACCACGCGGGGCAGCAGTTTGAACAGGCGTAGGCCGTCGCGAAAGCTGCGGCGAGCCTGCTGTTCCGGCTTGTCGGCGTCGTGCAGAGAGAAGGCCAGGGGGATGGTGAGTTCGGCTTTGTAGAGGTCGGCGATGTCGTAGACGAAGGCGTGTTGGTTCCCGCTGTGGATGAAACCGAGTCCGGGGGAACATCCCATAGCGGTCAGGGCGGCGTGAACGATGCCGTAGAGGCTGGTGTTCGCCGCCGACAAGGCAAGGTTGACCGGGTCTTGGTTGTCCCAGTCGTCGGGGTCGTAGCTACGGCGGAAGCGGCTGATCTTGTATTGCTTGGCGAGTAGCCGGTAGAGGGCTTTGACGCGTTGACCTTCCATGCCACGCAGGCCGGCGAAGGTCGTCTGGGGAGGCACGGTGGCCACGCCGAAGCGCTGCTCGTACATGCGGATCGCCACGCGAAGGCGGCTGGCTTCGTCAGCCCAGGCGCGTGCTTGGCGTTCAAGCCAGGTGGTGGTCAGGCTGGCGGGAGTGAATCCGGCGTAGCAGCGCACGCCTCCTGAACCGGTGATGAGGACCGTCGTACCGTGTCGAACGAGCGTGGTGAGAGCTCGGGTGGTGATGGAGACTCCGGGGCCGAGCAGGACCGCGTTCAGTGCGGCGGTGGGCAGGTAGACGGTTTCAGTGCCGTGGATCGGGCTTTCGACGACGGCTAGGACCCCGGTGTCGTCCTGTAGCACGCGGACGATGTCGAGGTAGAGAAAGGACAGTGAGTCGGCGACGCGGGGAAGCATCGCGACGGTCGGGCGGGCCAGGCGGCGCCGTGCTTGGACGTTCATCGCGCCGGCGCCAGGGTAAGCAGACCGCAGCCGTAGGCCTTGCCGCGGCCGATGCCGTCGAGCAGCCGGCGGCGGAGGAGGTCGGCGTCGGTGATCAGTGCTCGTCCGTCGAACAGTGTGCGGGCGTGGCGGATCTTGTCCGCGCTGTCGGCCCGCTCGCCGCGGGCCGAGCCCAATGGGGTTGTCAGCACGGTCTGGACCTGAAGTCCGGAGGCCTCCGCGTGGCGATGCCACCACTCTTCGGCCTCGGCGCCGTGAAGAGGCAGGACGGCGGTGAGGTTGCGGGCGGCGCGCGTCGTCTTACCGAGTCTGCGGATGGCGTTGCCCGCGATGCGGTAGTGCACGGCCCTGCCGGGACGTAGTCCCTCCACGAGTGGGTCCAGGTTACGGGTGGTGGCGGAGCCATAGTGCTCGGGCAGGGCGTGGAGGTCGGGGGGAACCTGACTCTGCAGGAGGATCTCCGCACCAGTCGCGGAGGTCTCGACTCGGAAGAGCACGCCGAGGTGTCGCCGGGGATCGTCACCGAGGTCGTCGGGGAAGAGGGAGAGCAGGCGGTGGTGCATTCCTACTGCGCTGGCGAGGTCACGTCGTGCCTGGCGCAGACGCATGTCGGGTTTGATCTGGGTGAGCCAGAGTGTCATCGGGACGCTTTCGTGCCGGGGTGTGCTTCGAGGTAGTGGGTCACAGCGGTGAGGTAGTCGACTCCCAGGCCCGCGCATTGGGTGGCGGGAAGTCTCAGGCGACGGGTGTAGCGGTCGCGGGATCGGTAGCGGCGGTCGCCGGGGTCGAAGCTGATCGGGTCGTCGCCGATGTCACCGACCGGTTCGTCCGGTACTTGAACGCCGGCGGGTTGGTCCTCGTCATCGCGGCCAACGGGAAGGCCGTCGAGTGGTGTGTCCGCGTGGGCGTCGACGTGCACCTGTTCCTCCTCATCGGAGGGCTGCGGTCGAGCCAGAGGCAGGTTGACGAGGTGACACAGCGGGTCGGGGAAGAGCCCGAGGAACAGAGGCAGCGACGGTGGGCA
This genomic stretch from Actinoalloteichus hoggarensis harbors:
- the cas6e gene encoding type I-E CRISPR-associated protein Cas6/Cse3/CasE, which produces MTLWLTQIKPDMRLRQARRDLASAVGMHHRLLSLFPDDLGDDPRRHLGVLFRVETSATGAEILLQSQVPPDLHALPEHYGSATTRNLDPLVEGLRPGRAVHYRIAGNAIRRLGKTTRAARNLTAVLPLHGAEAEEWWHRHAEASGLQVQTVLTTPLGSARGERADSADKIRHARTLFDGRALITDADLLRRRLLDGIGRGKAYGCGLLTLAPAR
- the cas2e gene encoding type I-E CRISPR-associated endoribonuclease Cas2e produces the protein MITIAATAVPDHLRGALTRWLLEVTPQLYVGTVSARVRDELWSAVSDCVEDGVAVLIHPADNEQGFELHTAGQHRRRPIDFDGLTLISFSSRQAALTNSGQVGATTP
- the cas1e gene encoding type I-E CRISPR-associated endonuclease Cas1e, with amino-acid sequence MNVQARRRLARPTVAMLPRVADSLSFLYLDIVRVLQDDTGVLAVVESPIHGTETVYLPTAALNAVLLGPGVSITTRALTTLVRHGTTVLITGSGGVRCYAGFTPASLTTTWLERQARAWADEASRLRVAIRMYEQRFGVATVPPQTTFAGLRGMEGQRVKALYRLLAKQYKISRFRRSYDPDDWDNQDPVNLALSAANTSLYGIVHAALTAMGCSPGLGFIHSGNQHAFVYDIADLYKAELTIPLAFSLHDADKPEQQARRSFRDGLRLFKLLPRVVTDVQRLLDPDTSIEDPDPGEQLVDLWDPVLGAVPGTINHSVSDEF